A genomic region of Silurus meridionalis isolate SWU-2019-XX chromosome 7, ASM1480568v1, whole genome shotgun sequence contains the following coding sequences:
- the hhex gene encoding hematopoietically-expressed homeobox protein hhex, whose product MQYQPAARPVPLYAPTPVQPSHPTPFYIEDILGRSDGTPSACSPLAHAPTPIPVPAPALPSPNSSFTSWVPPYRSAVYEPTPVHPHQNPHHQHQHQHPHHHHHHAALAAAAAAAYGNPLYPLHRALLGDYSHALLRHDPLGKPLLWTPFIQRPLHKRKGGQVRFSNDQTVELEKKFETQKYLSPPERKRLAKLLQLSERQVKTWFQNRRAKWRRLKQENPQVSKREAESEHADRSCALASPRASDPHPARSSSSSCSSPCSRALLESEVSDDSDGELDIEEDADISPSPPHL is encoded by the exons ATGCAGTACCAGCCGGCGGCTAGGCCCGTGCCCCTGTACGCGCCAACCCCGGTTCAGCCCTCGCACCCTACTCCGTTCTACATTGAGGACATTCTGGGCAGGAGCGATGGTACCCCGAGTGCGTGCTCTCCGCTCGCCCATGCGCCAACACCCATTCCTGTACCCGCACCGGCTTTACCGTCACCGAACTCATCCTTCACCAGCTGGGTGCCACCGTACCGGAGCGCTGTGTACGAGCCAACACCGGTCCACCCGCACCAGAACCCGcaccaccagcaccagcaccagcacccgcaccaccaccaccaccacgccGCGCTCGCCGCAGCCGCCGCAGCCGCATACGGGAACCCGCTGTACCCGTTACACCGCGCGCTGCTCGGAGACTACTCACACGCGCTCCTCAGACACGACCCTCTCG GTAAGCCTTTACTGTGGACTCCGTTTATTCAGCGTCCTCTGCACAAACGAAAAGGAGGTCAGGTTCGTTTCTCCAATGATCAGACTGTTGAACTGGAGAAAAAGTTTGAGACGCAGAAATATCTCTCACCACCGGAGAGGAAACGACTGGCCAAGCTGCTGCAGCTGAGCGAGAGACag GTGAAAACGTGGTTTCAGAACCGCAGAGCGAAATGGAGGAGACTGAAACAG GAGAATCCGCAGGTCTCTAAGCGCGAGGCGGAGAGCGAGCACGCGGACAGAAGCTGCGCGCTCGCGAGCCCGCGCGCCTCGGACCCGCACCCCGCGCGCTCCTCGTCGTCGTCGTGCTCGTCGCCGTGCTCGCGCGCGCTGCTCGAGTCGGAGGTTTCGGACGATTCGGACGGCGAGTTGGACATCGAGGAGGACGCGGACATCTCACCGAGTCCTCCGCATCTCTGA